Proteins co-encoded in one Desulfonatronum thiodismutans genomic window:
- a CDS encoding beta-ketoacyl synthase N-terminal-like domain-containing protein, with the protein MVGKLEFQGLQGTESVPVLQTDLAALEEFVPKRALRRVDRFSRLALLGACLALKDAGLSRFESLDRPEARTGIIVATGYGAAATTFSFLDSVIHDGDVCASPTHFSNSVHNAAAAHISILLKITGPCLTASQFELSTASALLTARQWLAEGRVERVLFGAVDEHCPVRGYCWSRFFGPQAHQTVLPLELDRQTAIPGEGAAFFVLERAVPGRPGKYGHVANVGMGREDHRNPDVLFDGPADGFTGGVPLGLDSPETLLLLGADGHKAAGARYRHVLEVAGRLSLMVAACAPAYGSLPIGQAFDLAVAGMAIRDGCPSFADHMWYGNGRSGTLREVSQVACLKYGSGGEYGTIVLAGS; encoded by the coding sequence ATGGTCGGCAAGCTCGAGTTTCAGGGGCTTCAGGGAACGGAAAGCGTCCCGGTTCTTCAGACCGATCTCGCGGCTTTGGAAGAATTCGTTCCCAAGCGAGCCCTGCGCCGCGTGGATCGTTTCTCCCGTCTGGCCCTGCTGGGAGCGTGTCTGGCCTTGAAGGACGCAGGGCTTTCCAGATTCGAGTCACTGGACAGGCCGGAAGCAAGGACGGGCATCATAGTGGCCACGGGCTACGGCGCGGCGGCCACCACGTTTTCCTTTCTCGACTCCGTGATTCACGACGGCGACGTCTGCGCTTCGCCTACCCATTTCTCCAACTCCGTCCATAATGCCGCCGCGGCCCATATCTCCATTCTGCTGAAAATCACCGGACCCTGCCTGACCGCCAGCCAATTCGAGCTGTCCACGGCCTCGGCCCTGCTCACGGCGCGGCAGTGGCTGGCGGAAGGTCGGGTGGAGAGGGTGCTTTTCGGGGCCGTGGACGAGCACTGCCCGGTGCGTGGATACTGCTGGTCGCGTTTTTTCGGTCCCCAGGCCCATCAAACCGTCTTGCCCCTGGAACTCGACCGGCAAACCGCCATCCCCGGCGAGGGGGCGGCGTTTTTCGTGCTGGAACGCGCAGTGCCCGGCCGCCCGGGAAAGTACGGCCATGTGGCGAACGTCGGCATGGGCCGCGAGGACCATCGAAACCCTGATGTTCTTTTCGATGGACCGGCGGACGGATTCACGGGGGGGGTGCCTCTTGGCTTGGACTCCCCGGAGACGCTCCTGCTGTTGGGGGCTGACGGGCACAAGGCCGCCGGTGCTCGGTATCGGCATGTTTTGGAAGTAGCAGGGCGACTGTCTCTCATGGTCGCGGCCTGCGCTCCGGCCTACGGCAGTCTGCCCATTGGTCAGGCTTTTGATCTTGCCGTCGCCGGCATGGCCATCCGGGACGGATGTCCGTCTTTTGCGGACCACATGTGGTACGGCAACGGTCGTTCCGGAACGCTTCGGGAAGTTTCCCAAGTCGCCTGCCTCAAATATGGTTCGGGAGGAGAGTATGGGACGATTGTCCTGGCTGGTTCGTGA
- a CDS encoding acyloxyacyl hydrolase, which produces MGRLSWLVRDPKPRFWMKTALAVTLVAFLFFEAAALTARAESSTLGGDEHSLRPTPRMGLGLGYGLAYDPGDARNFALVTGFMLFDYEDVWPHAAPEPLRFKIEASLGATTEGSSRGLASVGGLALYYLDGLGGSVFRPYGEAGVGVMYSEHKVAGQGSRLNFNPQIGIGVEFPGQDQSRFWASLRLHHLSNAGLHKDNRGVNSLLLMVGYYFD; this is translated from the coding sequence ATGGGACGATTGTCCTGGCTGGTTCGTGATCCAAAGCCTCGATTCTGGATGAAGACGGCGCTGGCCGTCACCCTTGTCGCCTTTCTTTTTTTTGAGGCCGCCGCGCTCACGGCTCGGGCGGAGTCGTCCACGCTCGGAGGGGATGAGCACTCTTTGCGTCCGACTCCCCGGATGGGATTGGGCCTGGGATACGGCTTGGCCTACGATCCCGGAGACGCCAGGAATTTCGCCCTGGTCACGGGGTTCATGCTTTTCGATTATGAGGACGTCTGGCCGCATGCGGCGCCTGAGCCGTTGCGCTTCAAGATCGAGGCAAGCCTGGGTGCCACGACGGAAGGCTCTTCGCGAGGCCTGGCCTCGGTGGGCGGGCTGGCCCTCTATTACCTGGACGGCCTGGGCGGTTCCGTGTTTCGTCCTTACGGAGAGGCCGGTGTCGGGGTGATGTACTCGGAGCATAAAGTCGCCGGGCAAGGCTCGCGACTGAACTTTAACCCCCAAATCGGGATCGGCGTTGAGTTCCCCGGCCAGGACCAATCCCGATTCTGGGCCTCCCTGCGTTTGCACCACCTCTCCAACGCCGGACTGCATAAGGACAACCGGGGCGTGAATTCTCTGTTGCTGATGGTAGGCTATTACTTCGATTGA